A single Calidifontibacter indicus DNA region contains:
- the dprA gene encoding DNA-processing protein DprA, whose amino-acid sequence MNNHQSEASETSSASSQLPHWAGLSPERAARVRLSVAVEPCDRVVAPQLVGLDGVSAWNAVAQGLRGPFARCRSRVEQVDLMRLWSVARATRMRVVIPGDDEWPSGLDDLPVPPWCLWVRGEGRLEELTRRSVAIVGSRAATAYGSGVARSMAADLGDAGFVVVSGAATGIDIAAHQGALGAGRPTVAALACGLDRAYPAAHRDQLDRIRDDGVLVSEYPPGQTPMKYRFLARNRLIAAMTAATVVVEAGLRSGSLNTAGHAVDLARPVAAVPGPVTSATSIGCHELIRQGAVLVSDASDVLELLGPLSVPALDPKREQDTMLDLLSEVAGRTRDAFPTGRSVSVDVLVARAGLEVGEVLAGLGELRALGMVEQRDEGWCLTRAGQ is encoded by the coding sequence ATGAACAACCACCAGTCTGAAGCGTCTGAGACCTCGTCGGCGTCATCGCAGTTGCCGCATTGGGCGGGTCTGTCACCCGAGCGCGCCGCGCGGGTGCGGCTCAGCGTGGCGGTGGAACCGTGCGACCGGGTGGTCGCGCCGCAACTGGTCGGGCTCGACGGCGTGTCGGCGTGGAACGCGGTCGCCCAGGGCCTGCGGGGTCCGTTCGCCAGGTGTCGGTCACGGGTGGAGCAGGTCGACCTGATGCGGCTGTGGTCGGTGGCACGGGCCACCCGGATGCGGGTGGTGATCCCTGGCGATGACGAGTGGCCGTCCGGGCTCGACGATCTTCCGGTGCCGCCGTGGTGCCTGTGGGTACGCGGCGAGGGGCGGCTGGAGGAACTCACCCGGCGGTCGGTCGCGATCGTCGGATCGCGGGCGGCCACCGCGTACGGATCGGGAGTCGCACGCTCGATGGCGGCGGACCTCGGCGACGCCGGCTTCGTGGTGGTGTCGGGCGCGGCCACCGGCATCGACATCGCGGCGCATCAAGGTGCGCTCGGTGCCGGACGACCGACGGTGGCCGCGCTGGCGTGCGGTCTGGATCGTGCCTATCCGGCGGCGCACCGCGACCAACTCGACCGCATCCGCGACGACGGGGTGTTGGTGTCGGAGTATCCGCCGGGGCAGACCCCGATGAAGTACCGCTTCCTCGCGCGCAACCGGTTGATCGCCGCGATGACCGCGGCGACGGTCGTGGTCGAAGCCGGGCTGCGGTCGGGGTCGTTGAACACCGCCGGCCATGCCGTCGATCTGGCCCGCCCGGTCGCGGCGGTGCCCGGTCCGGTCACATCGGCAACGAGCATCGGATGCCACGAGTTGATCCGCCAAGGCGCGGTGTTGGTGTCGGACGCCTCGGACGTGCTGGAGTTGCTCGGCCCGCTGAGCGTGCCCGCCCTCGACCCGAAACGGGAGCAGGACACGATGCTCGACCTGTTGTCGGAGGTCGCCGGTCGCACCCGCGACGCCTTCCCGACCGGTCGTTCCGTCAGCGTCGACGTCCTGGTCGCCCGGGCCGGCCTGGAGGTGGGCGAGGTGCTCGCCGGGTTGGGGGAGTTGCGGGCGCTCGGCATGGTCGAACAACGTGACGAAGGGTGGTGCCTCACCCGGGCCGGTCAGTGA
- a CDS encoding tyrosine recombinase XerC, with protein sequence MSSAPDEHLVADFLTHLRVERNRSDHTVRAYGGDLEALSGFLAERGVDRWDDVALADLRSWLASMDEAGAAKSTIARRATSVRAFFRWAVRRGALAQDPALRLQSPKKSKTLPGVLRQSTAGELMDVAAVAADDADPVHLRDRAALELLYSSGLRIGELVGLDIDDVDRERMVVRVLGKGNKERTVPFGRPVARALDAWLDTGRPQLATATSGPAVFLGRRGARVDPRTVRRSLENLLRHVPDAPELSPHGLRHSAATHMLEGGADLRMVQEMLGHSSLATTQVYTHVSVERLRRSFSQAHPRA encoded by the coding sequence ATGAGCAGCGCGCCCGACGAGCACCTCGTCGCGGACTTCCTCACCCATCTGCGGGTCGAGCGCAACCGGTCCGACCACACCGTGCGGGCCTACGGCGGCGACCTGGAGGCGCTGTCGGGGTTCCTGGCCGAGCGGGGCGTCGACCGATGGGACGACGTCGCTCTGGCCGACCTGCGTTCGTGGCTGGCGTCGATGGACGAAGCCGGCGCGGCGAAGTCGACCATCGCGCGGCGTGCGACGAGCGTGCGCGCGTTCTTCCGGTGGGCGGTGCGACGGGGCGCGCTCGCGCAAGATCCGGCGTTGCGGCTGCAGTCTCCCAAGAAATCCAAGACGCTCCCCGGGGTACTGCGTCAGTCGACGGCCGGCGAACTCATGGACGTCGCGGCGGTCGCCGCCGACGACGCCGACCCGGTGCACCTGCGTGACCGAGCGGCCCTCGAACTGCTCTACTCAAGCGGTTTGCGCATCGGCGAACTCGTCGGCCTCGACATCGACGATGTCGACCGGGAACGGATGGTCGTGCGGGTGCTCGGTAAGGGAAACAAGGAACGCACCGTTCCGTTCGGCCGGCCTGTCGCTCGCGCGCTCGACGCCTGGCTCGACACCGGCCGCCCGCAACTGGCGACCGCGACGTCGGGGCCGGCGGTGTTCCTCGGCCGACGCGGCGCCCGCGTCGATCCGCGCACCGTGCGGCGCTCGCTGGAGAACCTCCTACGACATGTGCCCGACGCCCCCGAACTCAGCCCGCACGGCTTGCGGCACAGTGCCGCCACCCACATGCTCGAGGGCGGCGCCGACCTGCGGATGGTGCAGGAGATGCTCGGTCACTCCAGCCTCGCGACGACGCAGGTCTACACCCACGTCTCGGTCGAGCGGCTGCGGCGCTCGTTCAGTCAGGCGCACCCTCGTGCCTGA
- the lepB gene encoding signal peptidase I, with protein MSSDASPPSASSASPRFGSRATRRWIAVLAVLAALMVLRPVFVETYTVPSISMEPALSPGDRIVVDKHGSIHRGDLVVFVADEAFYGRDPDRGVLQRLGDFFGVRPSEHVFVKRIIGLPGERVSVDAAGTLRIDGRVQHEAYLPDGVRASTTPFTTRVPPGRYFVMGDNRGASDDSRNHLGDPGGGSVRASDVIGDVVWRYWPKDGWGSVDHE; from the coding sequence GTGTCTTCGGACGCGTCGCCGCCTTCTGCATCTTCTGCATCCCCGAGGTTCGGTTCGAGAGCCACGCGGCGGTGGATCGCCGTCCTGGCCGTGCTCGCCGCCCTGATGGTGCTCCGTCCGGTGTTCGTCGAGACCTACACCGTGCCGTCGATCTCGATGGAGCCGGCGTTGTCGCCGGGCGACCGGATCGTGGTCGACAAGCACGGCTCGATCCACCGCGGCGATCTCGTGGTCTTCGTCGCCGACGAGGCGTTCTACGGACGCGACCCCGACCGGGGCGTGCTGCAACGGCTCGGTGACTTCTTCGGGGTGCGTCCGAGCGAACACGTCTTCGTCAAACGGATCATCGGGCTCCCAGGTGAACGTGTGAGTGTGGACGCGGCGGGAACCCTGCGCATCGACGGACGCGTTCAGCACGAGGCGTACCTCCCGGACGGGGTGCGTGCCAGCACGACACCGTTCACGACCCGCGTGCCTCCCGGTCGCTACTTCGTGATGGGTGACAATCGGGGCGCCTCCGACGACTCGCGCAATCACCTCGGCGATCCGGGTGGAGGGAGCGTCAGAGCCTCCGACGTCATCGGAGACGTCGTGTGGAGATACTGGCCCAAGGACGGATGGGGGAGCGTGGACCATGAGTGA
- a CDS encoding DUF2079 domain-containing protein: protein MNRWSNGLATGYDLGIFAQSAQSWSHGRLPHSDIRQIDLLGDHFSPIMAVVAMGWRFWPDPRVLLVAQAFSLGLTVALIAAYAYRSLGSRYALIVATMLLCLGPGVLGAALFDVHEVAFGAPVLALLAISILERRFRVSMISAVMLALVKEDLGLTIFGARCAWWILYRERGVDDRRRAAMLGLTGIAAVAVAYVVIKSVNGHSEYSKYFGGHHTPAPLWSRVAPIALFVVASAFVGLRSPIVLLALPTLAWRVLSSNPSYWRIDFHYDLLPTVVAVIAAVDGIRRTAAASSTTTWRPRVIACVAVAAVVSTSLGTLHIVERTGHVGTTLSAGADLRRLEELSRQIPMGRSVAASNDAAAYLVSTHPTYKLAANTGVNTDYVLFTTDGPWIDQFPKCAQSQLRGIAISRGWPVTVAGKYVLVATPEPGVVAGLDCLG, encoded by the coding sequence ATGAACCGATGGTCCAACGGGCTTGCGACCGGGTACGACTTGGGCATTTTTGCGCAATCGGCCCAATCGTGGTCGCACGGCCGGTTACCGCATTCCGATATTCGCCAGATCGACCTGCTCGGTGACCACTTCAGTCCGATCATGGCGGTCGTGGCAATGGGCTGGCGATTCTGGCCCGACCCTCGAGTCCTATTGGTCGCCCAAGCGTTCTCGCTCGGACTGACCGTCGCACTCATTGCCGCCTACGCGTACCGGAGTCTTGGGTCTCGATACGCACTCATCGTAGCGACCATGCTCCTGTGCCTCGGCCCGGGCGTCCTCGGTGCGGCCCTGTTCGATGTCCATGAGGTTGCGTTCGGAGCCCCCGTTCTGGCGTTGCTGGCGATCTCCATTCTGGAGCGACGCTTCCGTGTCTCGATGATCAGTGCCGTCATGCTTGCCCTTGTCAAGGAGGATCTAGGGCTGACGATATTCGGTGCAAGGTGTGCCTGGTGGATTCTTTACCGCGAGCGCGGGGTCGACGATCGGCGCCGCGCAGCGATGCTCGGTCTAACTGGTATTGCCGCCGTGGCAGTTGCGTACGTGGTCATCAAGTCAGTGAACGGGCATAGCGAGTACTCGAAGTACTTCGGCGGGCACCACACGCCTGCCCCGTTGTGGAGCCGGGTCGCGCCCATCGCACTCTTCGTCGTCGCGTCTGCGTTCGTTGGGCTCCGGTCGCCGATCGTCTTGTTGGCACTCCCGACGCTCGCGTGGCGGGTGCTCTCCAGTAATCCGTCCTACTGGCGGATCGACTTCCACTACGACTTGCTGCCGACCGTCGTTGCCGTGATTGCAGCCGTCGATGGCATCCGTCGCACGGCGGCGGCCTCAAGCACCACGACTTGGCGGCCTCGCGTGATTGCCTGTGTTGCGGTTGCCGCCGTAGTCTCCACCTCGCTCGGGACTCTGCACATTGTCGAGCGAACGGGTCACGTCGGCACGACACTGTCAGCTGGTGCAGACCTGCGTCGCCTCGAAGAACTGTCCCGACAGATCCCAATGGGCAGGTCGGTCGCCGCGTCGAACGATGCTGCTGCCTACTTGGTCAGCACCCATCCGACCTACAAGCTTGCCGCGAACACGGGTGTGAATACCGACTACGTGTTGTTCACGACTGATGGCCCCTGGATCGACCAGTTTCCCAAATGCGCTCAGTCGCAACTGCGTGGGATCGCGATTTCACGGGGATGGCCGGTCACCGTCGCCGGCAAGTACGTCCTCGTCGCCACTCCGGAACCCGGCGTTGTCGCCGGCCTCGACTGCCTCGGTTGA
- the rplS gene encoding 50S ribosomal protein L19, with product MQKFDELDAKSLKSDIPAFRAGDTVKVHVKVIEGNRSRVQVFQGVVIRRHGAGVGETFTVRKISFGVGVERTFPLHTPVIDKVEVVTRGDVRRAKLYYLRDLRGKAAKIKERRETPAAKA from the coding sequence ATGCAGAAGTTCGACGAGCTCGACGCCAAGAGCCTCAAGAGCGACATCCCGGCCTTCCGCGCCGGTGACACCGTCAAGGTGCACGTCAAGGTCATCGAGGGCAACCGCTCCCGTGTCCAGGTGTTCCAGGGCGTCGTCATCCGCCGCCACGGCGCCGGTGTGGGCGAGACCTTCACCGTCCGCAAGATCAGCTTCGGCGTCGGCGTGGAGCGCACCTTCCCGCTGCACACCCCGGTGATCGACAAGGTCGAGGTCGTCACCCGCGGTGACGTGCGTCGCGCCAAGCTGTACTACCTGCGCGACCTGCGCGGCAAGGCAGCCAAGATCAAGGAGCGTCGCGAGACCCCGGCCGCCAAGGCCTGA
- a CDS encoding YraN family protein — translation MDEEMTRHRRSLGAQGEEIAADYLRSLDWSLLERNWRCNEGELDMIAYDCETGAVVAVEVKTRNTAHFGRPVEHVGQDKIDRVHRLVRRWLYEQGLFAREVRVDLIGIVLVDDAVVDLEHLRDIA, via the coding sequence ATGGACGAGGAGATGACCCGGCACCGGCGGTCGCTGGGAGCACAGGGCGAGGAGATCGCGGCCGATTATCTGCGGTCGTTGGATTGGTCTCTGCTGGAACGGAATTGGCGCTGCAACGAGGGTGAACTCGACATGATCGCGTATGACTGCGAGACAGGTGCGGTGGTCGCGGTCGAGGTGAAGACCCGCAATACGGCCCACTTCGGCCGGCCGGTCGAACACGTGGGGCAGGACAAGATCGACCGGGTGCACCGGTTGGTGCGGCGGTGGCTGTACGAGCAGGGTCTGTTCGCCCGGGAGGTGCGGGTCGACCTCATCGGCATCGTGCTGGTCGACGACGCGGTGGTCGACCTGGAGCACCTGCGGGACATCGCATGA
- a CDS encoding M23 family metallopeptidase, producing MKTFLALVWLSATLGATAPAQAPTSPASSVPVLAASAGGVAVARSGSGTVGTTPTGVAPTGDYRWPLAPTPPVIRPFEQPPQPWAAGHRGVDLLGSTGAAVLAAGAGTVTHSGVIAGRGTVTVTHRDGRRTTYEPLDDRSAVGTSVAGGDRVGTLAAGGSHCAPRSCLHWGLLVGPRDYRDPLTLLGSTRVRLLPVP from the coding sequence ATGAAGACCTTTCTCGCACTCGTCTGGCTCTCGGCAACCCTCGGGGCGACCGCGCCGGCGCAGGCGCCGACCTCACCCGCGTCATCCGTGCCGGTGCTCGCCGCGTCCGCCGGCGGGGTGGCGGTGGCCCGATCGGGGTCCGGCACGGTTGGCACAACCCCGACCGGAGTGGCCCCGACCGGTGACTACCGGTGGCCGTTGGCGCCCACTCCCCCGGTGATCAGACCCTTCGAGCAGCCGCCGCAGCCGTGGGCCGCCGGACATCGCGGGGTCGACCTGCTCGGCAGCACCGGTGCGGCAGTGCTGGCGGCCGGTGCGGGCACGGTGACCCACTCCGGGGTGATCGCCGGCCGCGGCACGGTGACGGTCACCCACCGCGACGGACGCCGCACCACCTACGAACCGCTCGACGACCGCAGCGCGGTGGGCACCTCGGTGGCCGGCGGCGATCGCGTCGGCACGCTCGCTGCCGGTGGGTCGCACTGCGCTCCGCGCAGTTGCCTGCATTGGGGGCTGCTGGTCGGGCCGCGCGACTACCGCGACCCGCTCACCTTGCTCGGATCAACCCGGGTGCGACTGTTGCCGGTGCCCTGA
- a CDS encoding ribonuclease HII produces MTVSRKPSLRVERSLQREGFRVLAGMDEVGRGALAGPVSVGVVVIDEATRTAPMGVKDSKLLTPAARVAMVPKVQRWALDHAVGHTSAAEIDEIGIIAGLRLAGRRALAQLSVVPDLVILDGNHDWLSDPHQQGLFAFVGDGPATPPVRTMIKADMKCSSVAAASVLAKVERDGMLTQLHEDYPQYNWAGNKGYSAPDHLAALDEHGPCELHRRSWRRFAVEQDRADVFAAPRVEPDVVKEGA; encoded by the coding sequence GTGACGGTGTCCCGCAAACCGAGCCTGCGCGTCGAGCGGTCACTGCAGCGCGAGGGTTTCCGGGTGCTCGCCGGCATGGACGAGGTCGGCCGCGGCGCGCTCGCCGGCCCGGTGTCGGTGGGCGTGGTCGTGATCGACGAGGCCACCCGCACCGCGCCGATGGGTGTGAAGGACAGCAAATTGCTCACGCCGGCGGCCCGGGTGGCAATGGTGCCGAAGGTGCAGCGGTGGGCGCTCGACCACGCCGTCGGACACACCAGCGCGGCGGAGATAGACGAGATCGGCATCATCGCCGGTCTGCGGCTGGCCGGACGCCGCGCACTCGCACAGCTGAGCGTGGTGCCCGACCTGGTGATCCTCGACGGCAACCACGACTGGTTGTCCGACCCGCACCAGCAGGGGCTGTTCGCGTTCGTCGGTGACGGCCCGGCCACGCCGCCGGTGCGCACGATGATCAAGGCCGACATGAAGTGCTCGTCGGTGGCGGCGGCCAGCGTGCTCGCGAAGGTCGAGCGCGACGGCATGCTCACCCAATTGCACGAGGATTACCCGCAGTACAACTGGGCCGGAAACAAGGGCTACTCCGCACCCGACCACCTCGCCGCGCTCGACGAGCACGGACCGTGCGAACTGCACCGGCGGTCGTGGCGCCGGTTTGCGGTGGAGCAGGATCGGGCCGATGTGTTCGCGGCGCCTAGAGTGGAGCCGGACGTCGTGAAGGAGGGCGCGTGA
- a CDS encoding MerR family transcriptional regulator produces MSLPIGEVSRRSGLSADALRYYEREGLIPAPDRTLGGARRYEESTLDQLQVITALREVGFSLEQVRGMLAAKTETRTVRERIDAARAAIDRLEAALEEKERMLLEARARLTSWRAELDSGEPWPDTPLDCGPDAATDAKAGAKTDIESVVDSALTDRPG; encoded by the coding sequence ATGTCGCTGCCCATCGGTGAGGTGTCGCGCCGCAGCGGGCTCAGCGCCGATGCGCTGCGCTACTACGAGCGCGAAGGTCTCATCCCCGCACCGGACCGGACCCTCGGTGGCGCTCGCCGCTACGAGGAGTCGACGCTCGACCAGTTGCAGGTCATCACCGCCCTGCGCGAGGTCGGCTTCAGCTTGGAGCAGGTGCGCGGGATGCTGGCGGCCAAGACCGAGACCCGCACGGTGCGCGAGCGGATCGACGCCGCGCGGGCCGCCATCGACCGACTGGAGGCGGCGCTGGAGGAGAAGGAGCGGATGCTCCTCGAGGCCCGGGCCCGGTTGACGTCGTGGCGGGCCGAACTCGACTCCGGCGAACCGTGGCCCGACACGCCGCTCGACTGCGGTCCGGACGCAGCGACCGACGCAAAGGCCGGCGCAAAGACCGACATCGAGTCAGTCGTGGACAGCGCGCTCACTGACCGGCCCGGGTGA
- a CDS encoding DUF2469 domain-containing protein, which yields MSAEDLEKYETEQELQLYREYRDVVGLFTHVVETERRFYLCNEVDVLVRGEGAEVFFDVRMNDAWVWDVYRQARFVKNVRVLTFKDVNVEELPPRDLQMPE from the coding sequence GTGAGCGCGGAGGATCTCGAGAAGTACGAAACCGAGCAGGAACTGCAGCTCTACCGCGAATACCGGGATGTCGTCGGCCTGTTCACCCATGTCGTCGAGACCGAGCGTCGGTTCTACCTGTGCAACGAGGTCGACGTGCTGGTGCGCGGCGAGGGCGCCGAGGTGTTCTTCGACGTGCGGATGAACGACGCGTGGGTGTGGGACGTCTACCGGCAGGCGCGGTTCGTGAAGAACGTGCGCGTGCTGACGTTCAAGGACGTCAACGTCGAGGAACTCCCGCCGCGCGACCTGCAGATGCCGGAGTAG
- a CDS encoding YifB family Mg chelatase-like AAA ATPase, translated as MTIGRTLCVAVNGIEGTVVEVEAMTGDGKPAFTIIGLPDTACRQAPDRIRAAATNCKLKMPREKITVNLSPANLTKQGSGYDLAIAMATLATRDDVDAALIRGVVHLGELGLDGTLRPVNAVLPAVLAARAAGVKTVVVPVANAREAGLVEGIEVVPAASLDTLVARYKAMRRRWRLPEPPELPTMSRANTRSVPDMADVIGQPEARFALEVAAAGMHNLSMVGPPGAGKTMLAERLAGILPPLDDETALQATAVHSVLGVLKDGELVRRPPFVAPHHGASMTAIIGGGAGRVRPGAISRAHGGVLFLDEAPEFHREVLDALRQPLESGTVQVARSVGVFTYPARFQLVLAANPCPCGQGLTRNCTCSAPVLRTYRSRLSGPLLDRVDVQLRVHAVKRVTNAPPQETSEAIGERVLRARAAQRERWRAVGRTTNGSVPGPVLRSSAWRLPAEVTRPLDAQLDRGLLTLRGYDRCLRVAWTLSDLAGAPRPQAAHLLQALGLRSGQEAA; from the coding sequence ATGACGATCGGTCGCACCCTCTGCGTCGCGGTCAACGGCATCGAGGGCACCGTCGTCGAGGTCGAGGCGATGACCGGCGACGGCAAACCCGCGTTCACGATCATCGGGTTGCCCGACACCGCCTGTCGGCAGGCACCCGACCGCATCCGTGCCGCCGCCACGAACTGCAAGCTGAAGATGCCGCGCGAGAAGATCACGGTGAACCTCTCGCCGGCCAACCTCACCAAGCAGGGCAGTGGCTACGACCTGGCCATCGCGATGGCGACCCTTGCGACCCGCGACGACGTCGATGCGGCGTTGATTCGTGGTGTGGTGCATCTCGGCGAACTCGGTCTCGACGGCACCCTTCGGCCGGTCAATGCGGTGCTGCCCGCGGTGCTCGCGGCCCGTGCGGCCGGGGTGAAGACCGTGGTCGTGCCGGTCGCCAACGCCCGGGAGGCAGGGTTGGTCGAGGGCATCGAGGTGGTGCCCGCGGCGTCCCTCGACACCCTCGTGGCCCGATACAAGGCGATGCGTCGGCGGTGGCGGCTGCCCGAGCCGCCGGAGTTGCCGACGATGAGTCGCGCGAACACTCGTTCGGTGCCCGACATGGCCGACGTGATCGGTCAGCCCGAGGCGCGGTTCGCGCTCGAAGTCGCCGCCGCCGGCATGCACAACCTGTCGATGGTCGGCCCGCCCGGAGCCGGCAAGACCATGCTGGCGGAGCGGCTCGCCGGCATCCTGCCGCCGCTCGACGACGAGACCGCGTTGCAGGCGACCGCGGTGCACTCGGTGCTCGGGGTGCTGAAGGACGGTGAGTTGGTGCGGCGTCCGCCCTTCGTCGCGCCGCACCACGGCGCCAGCATGACCGCGATCATCGGTGGTGGTGCCGGACGCGTGCGACCGGGCGCGATCTCCCGGGCGCACGGCGGCGTGTTGTTCCTGGATGAGGCCCCGGAGTTTCACCGGGAGGTGCTCGATGCGCTGCGCCAACCGCTGGAATCGGGCACGGTGCAGGTGGCGCGCTCGGTGGGTGTGTTCACGTATCCGGCGCGGTTCCAGCTGGTGCTGGCCGCGAACCCGTGTCCGTGCGGTCAGGGCCTCACCCGCAACTGCACCTGTTCGGCGCCGGTGCTGCGCACCTACCGCAGTCGGTTGTCGGGGCCCTTGCTCGACCGGGTCGATGTGCAGTTGCGTGTTCACGCGGTCAAGCGGGTGACGAACGCGCCGCCGCAGGAGACCTCGGAAGCGATCGGGGAGCGGGTGCTGCGTGCCCGCGCGGCGCAGCGGGAGCGGTGGCGGGCGGTCGGCCGGACGACCAACGGGTCGGTGCCGGGGCCGGTGCTGCGCTCGAGTGCGTGGCGGTTGCCGGCGGAGGTCACGCGTCCGTTGGATGCGCAGCTCGACCGCGGCTTGCTGACGCTGCGCGGCTACGACCGCTGTTTGCGCGTTGCGTGGACGCTCAGCGACCTGGCCGGCGCACCGCGTCCGCAGGCAGCGCACCTGTTGCAGGCCCTCGGGCTGCGTTCGGGGCAGGAGGCGGCATGA
- the lepB gene encoding signal peptidase I → MTNDRVDPASTNEPVDPGRVDSSADAAPEGDTGRGDEACAPGAVPTEQDPPKKRRKGGALREAVVVAVIALALSFLVKTFVAQPFYIPSQSMENTLDVGDRIVVSKFTPQHSPLHRGDVIVFSQPASWGPPPPESSNAVKRWAKDALTFVGILPGGSQHLVKRLIGMPGDQVACSGQKLQVNGVTLAEPYIKPGAKPCQTDFSITVPAGKVWVMGDNRDESYDSRGHDDGTGQTGSVPESDITGQVVAVAWPISRFSSVDAHPATFAKVPNK, encoded by the coding sequence ATGACGAACGATCGCGTCGACCCTGCGTCGACGAACGAACCCGTCGACCCCGGCAGGGTCGACTCCTCCGCGGACGCCGCACCCGAGGGTGACACCGGCCGCGGCGACGAGGCGTGCGCGCCGGGTGCCGTGCCGACCGAGCAGGACCCGCCGAAGAAGCGCCGCAAGGGCGGTGCCCTGCGCGAGGCAGTCGTCGTCGCCGTCATCGCGCTCGCGCTGTCGTTCCTGGTGAAGACCTTCGTGGCGCAGCCGTTCTACATTCCGAGCCAGTCGATGGAGAACACCCTCGACGTCGGCGACCGCATCGTGGTCTCGAAGTTCACCCCGCAGCATTCGCCGCTGCACCGCGGTGACGTGATCGTCTTCTCCCAGCCGGCGTCGTGGGGGCCGCCGCCCCCGGAGAGCAGCAACGCCGTCAAGCGGTGGGCCAAGGACGCGCTGACCTTCGTCGGCATCCTGCCCGGTGGGTCGCAGCACCTCGTGAAGCGTCTGATCGGGATGCCCGGCGACCAGGTGGCGTGCTCGGGGCAGAAGTTGCAGGTCAACGGGGTGACGCTCGCCGAGCCGTACATCAAGCCCGGCGCCAAGCCGTGCCAGACCGACTTCTCGATCACCGTGCCCGCCGGCAAGGTGTGGGTGATGGGTGACAACCGGGACGAGTCGTACGACTCGCGCGGCCACGACGACGGCACCGGCCAGACCGGTTCGGTTCCGGAGTCGGACATCACCGGACAGGTCGTCGCGGTTGCGTGGCCGATCAGCCGGTTCTCCAGCGTCGACGCCCACCCGGCCACCTTCGCGAAGGTGCCGAACAAGTGA
- the lepB gene encoding signal peptidase I, whose product MSDRQFRLPRKNSDDPREARTVGLSRSEYRRLVADTQRPQEPQDPSSASTVSISTEQIEQVRRKGQPEQVGKLPARPNPEPRRRPSFLRELGVVVGVALVLSMLVKTFLVQPFWIPSGSMENTLVQGDRVIVSKLTPGPFDLKRGDVVVFADDEHWLDQPNVERSSVANIIVRPLQFVGLYPEGDDHLIKRLIGLPGDRVSCKAGGKLTVNGVALDEPYVYPGDSPCTDAGGEENWDIVVPEGRVWVMGDHRGDSADSRTHDAGSGGKQGSIRIDSITGRAVAIVWPLTRMDGLGSYSSTFDKVPNP is encoded by the coding sequence ATGAGTGACCGGCAGTTCCGCCTGCCCCGCAAGAATTCCGACGACCCGCGGGAGGCTCGCACCGTCGGGTTGTCCCGCTCGGAGTACCGGCGACTGGTCGCCGACACCCAGCGTCCGCAGGAGCCGCAAGACCCGAGCAGCGCCTCAACCGTGTCAATCTCCACCGAGCAGATCGAGCAGGTGCGGCGCAAGGGCCAACCGGAGCAGGTGGGCAAGTTGCCCGCCCGGCCCAACCCCGAACCCCGTCGCCGTCCGTCCTTCCTGCGCGAACTCGGCGTCGTGGTCGGCGTCGCACTCGTGCTGTCGATGCTGGTGAAGACCTTCCTGGTCCAGCCGTTCTGGATCCCGTCGGGATCGATGGAGAACACCTTGGTGCAGGGCGACCGGGTGATCGTCAGCAAGCTGACCCCGGGGCCGTTCGATCTGAAACGCGGCGACGTGGTGGTGTTCGCCGACGACGAGCACTGGCTCGACCAGCCGAACGTCGAGCGCAGTTCGGTGGCCAACATCATCGTCAGGCCGCTGCAGTTCGTCGGGCTCTACCCCGAAGGCGACGATCACCTGATCAAGCGGTTGATCGGCCTGCCCGGCGACCGCGTGTCGTGCAAGGCCGGCGGCAAGCTCACCGTCAACGGCGTCGCGCTCGATGAGCCGTACGTCTACCCGGGCGACAGTCCCTGCACCGACGCCGGCGGCGAGGAGAACTGGGACATCGTGGTGCCCGAGGGGCGCGTGTGGGTGATGGGAGACCACCGGGGCGACTCCGCCGACAGCCGGACCCACGACGCCGGCTCCGGCGGCAAGCAGGGCTCGATCCGGATCGACTCCATCACGGGGCGGGCAGTTGCAATCGTGTGGCCGCTGACCAGAATGGACGGGCTCGGCAGTTACTCATCGACCTTCGACAAGGTGCCCAATCCATGA